The following nucleotide sequence is from Methylotenera sp. G11.
CATGCTGCCCAATGCGCATGCGGTATTGTTTATCCTGGCAGCTGACCAGGGCGTGACCAAGTCTGAAATCGACGTGTGGCGCCAGTACATCAGCGGTACGCGCTGGAAACAAAAAGGCCGCCTGGCAGTCATGAACAAGATTGACGGCCTATGGGACGAACTCAAGGATGAGAAAGAGATTCAGAAAGAGCTGACACGGCAGATTAAAACCAGCGCAGAACTGCTCGGCCTGGAGACCAACCAGATATTCCCGGTCTCTGCACAAAAAGGCTTGCTGGCCAAGGTTAACAAAGATGATGCGCTGCTGGCAAAAAGCCGCGTTCTGGAGCTGGAAGCAGCGCTTTCCAACCAACTGATCCCGTCCAAGCAGGAAATCGTGCGCGATAATACGCAGAGCGAGATTGATGACTTGATCACCAACTCAAGGATTATCCTTGATGCGCGCTTTGCCGGTATCAATGAGCAATTGGTTGAGTTGCGCGGTTTGCGTGGCAAAAACGAAGATGTGGTCGAGCACATGATGAACAAGGTGAAGGTCGATAAAGAAAACTTTGAAAAAGGCTTGCAGCGCTTTCAGGCTTTGCGCAGCATTTTTTCTCAGCATACTAACCGCCTGTTTACGCTGCTGGGCATGGAGTCACTCAAAGTGCACGTACACAGCACGCGTGAAACCATGATTAATGCCAGCTTTACCAAGACAATCCGTGAAGCCATGGATAATTTCTTTAATGAGCTGAAAACCCGGCTGGTTTCATCCGATTCACAAATTGATGAAATCAAGAAAATGATGGATGTCATGTACGAGAAGTTCTCGAAAGAGCATGGCCTGCGCAAGTCTGAGCCGCCAGCTTTTTCAACATTGCGCTATCAGAAAGAGCTGGCAAAGCTGGAACGTGCATATAAAGAGCAGTTTAATACCGCTTTTAATATGATTGCCAATGAGAAGATGACCCTCACTACCAAGTTTTTCGAAACATTGGCTAGCCGCGTGATCCATGTGTATGAAGTGGCTAACCGTGATATTGAAAACTGGCTGAAGGCCGTGATTGCACCGATGGAGTCACAGGTACGTGAGCATCAGCTGCAACTGCGCCGTCGCCTGGAAAGTATCAAGCGCATTTACAAGGCGACCGATACCTTGGAAGATCGTATTTCAGAACTGGAAGCGATTGAGAAAAGCATCAATGCCCAGCTGGAGCAACTCAGTCAACTGCGCGAACACCTGAAAACTGCGCTGGCTTTTGAGCCGGCAATAGAGGCTGTTGCCGTGGCTTAGTGAGGCGCTGCTGAAAATAAAAAAGGCTGCATGAGCAGCCTTTTTTATTTGAAGTTTTTACTTAATTTTTGATTGATTAACGGCTCGCCTGCATCAGGCTTTTCATTTTTTGCATCGCTTTCTGCTCAATCTGTCGAATGCGCTCGGCAGATACACCAAACTCGTCAGCCAGTTCGTGCAGCGTTTTGCCGCCATCTTCCTGCAGCCAGCGCGCTTCAACTACACGGCGGCTTCTTTCGTCCAGGTTCTGGAGTGCGTGTGCCAGGCCGGTTGCTTCAGCAGTTTCAAATTGCTTGGCCTCTAATGCTTCAACCGGAGTCAGGCTTTCATCCTGCAGATAGGCAATCGGGCTGTAATGTTCGTCGCTGTCGTCATCAATGTTGGCTTCCAGGGATATCTCATGCCCGTTCAGGCGTGACTCCATCTCCATGACTTCTTCAGGTTTCACATTTAATTCGCGTGCGATATGTGCGATTTCATTTGGCTGCATGGTATTGATGCCGGATTTCATGCTGCGCAGATTGAAGAAAAGCTTGCGTTGTGCTTTTGTCGTCGCGATCTTCACCAGGCGCCAGTTCTTCACGATGTATTCATGAATTTCGGCTTTGATCCAGTGCATCGCAAAAGAAACCAGGCGTACGCCACGCTCCGGGTCGTAGCGTCTTACCGCTTTCATGAGGCCGATGTTGCCTTCTTGAATAAGGTCGGCCTGCGGCAAACCATAACCGGTGTATCCACGTGCAATACTTGTCACTAGGCGCAGGTGTGACAATACCAGTTTGCGGGCAGCTTCCAGATCGTTTTCTTTGTTAAACTTTACGGCCAGGGAAAACTCTTCTTCCGCAGAAAGAATCGGGTAAGCTTTAATCGCTCTTGTATATTGTTCAAGGCTGTCAGTAGCGTTGAGTACTGGAAGTGTTAAAGCAGTGGTCATTGGTTTTACATCCTCCTTAAAATACCATTCTAGCACTCACCATTCGAGAGTGCTAGTGGTTAAAAAGTTTCATTATCCGCTATTTTTATTCTTTGACATTAACGTCACCGGCATTACATTGGGCTTGGCGGCATTGGATTAGAGCCGCAAGCGATGTGAACGGATGCCCAGGTTGTTTTGGGTTCAATCCTTAGCGGAGGTTTCGGATATGTTTAAGCTTTATCCTTAAACTTAAACCGGCAGACGTTGCCTTTATTGGCCATGCATTCCTGATGTTCTACCTGGCTATCAGTAAAGCTTGACATCAGTGCTAAATCAAACTGGCATACGGCTGGGTTCTTGATAGCCAAATTGTGGAAAATGCAATTGTCGGCTTCTATCACTTGTATGTTCGCAAGTGTAGAAGTGCTTTTTGTGTCATAGCCCAGATCCTCCATGATCTCGGACAGCTTTTCAATTTTATGCTGAAGCGTTTCTAAATCGGGATGCTGGCGCTTTAATTGTTTAGCTACGGCTACCCCCATGGCATGCATGCGGTCTTTTAAGCCATCCTGGCCAGACTCTTGCTCTATTGACTCAACGATTAATTGCGCAAACCAGGAATAATGCCTGGGAAAGAGTTCCTTGCCTGCGTCTGACAGAACATAAAGCTGTTCAGGTCTCCCGCCAGATGGGCGGCTTATGCCGTGAGTAACAAATCCATCATTTTCTAATGAAGACAAATGCTGCCTGACCGCATTTTTAGCGATTTCCAGTTGTTTGGATAGCTCATCTACAGTCAGCCCGCTTTTATGTTTGAGCAGCAAGTTCAGCAATTCCTGTTGGCGAAGCCCTAATATTTTGAGCATTGGATATCCTCTTTTATCAATACCGTATTTTGCATTATACCTATTTTCAATGTTAATACAATTAAAACATATTTTACTTTACAAAGTGTTTTAAGTGGATTAATCTTTCCTCACTTGCTGGTTGATTGGTCTTGGCAAGCGATGTAATTAAGATAAATTTCAATTGAAGGAGATTTCACTATGAATGGCAGCAAATTCAAAGAATCTGGCCAGAGCTTAAATGCGTTCACCAGCCGCCGTGATTTTTTTGCAAAAACAGGCATGTTTTCGCTTGGCGTACTAGCTTTCACTACGCTTGGACATAGTACGCCTGTGCTGGCAAATAACATTTCAACGTCTACTTCCGATGACATCATCATACTGAATTCTGCTCTGGCACATGAATACCAGGCTATTGCGGCATATCAGGCCGGCGCTGAATCTGGCTTATTACAAAAAGCGGTGCTTGATGTTGCCGTGAAATTCCAGGGTCACCATATCGCTCATGCCAATGTGCTGGCAAGCACCATTGAAAAACTTGGGGGTGTTGCGGTAAAAACCAAAACCATCGCTGAATATGGGTTCCCCTTAGGTAAATTAAAGTCTCAAGCCGATGTGCTGCATTTTGCCGCCGGGCTGGAACAAAGCGCCGCTAGTGCATATTTGGGTGCTTTGCCAAAGTTCCATAACAAAGACTTGATTTCTGCAGCTGGCAGCATTCTGGGGGATGAAACGATGCATTGGGCTATTCTGCTTAACGCATTGGGTGAAGATCCTGTGCCTAATGCTTTTATTGGCTAGTTTGATTGGATTGTAAAGTAAGATCTAATTATTAAATACCGTTTCAGCTAACCTGATTATAAATCCGGTATCCATCACCCTAAGATAATGAATAACAGATTTTTGATCAAATATCACGCCCACTTTAAACATATTGTAATTGTATATATGTTTAATTTTTGTGATGAAAACATAAACAACAAGGAGATTTATCGATGTCAACATTTGCACTTTTAATATTCGCGCTCACTGCTGTAGCAGGAGTGATCCTGGCTCTTGAAGTATTAAACGGGAAGCTGGCGTCCTGGTCGCTGTCGTTAGCGCATGCCTCTGCCGGTGCATTGGCCCTGGTTTTGTTAGCAATAGAAGTCTTTACCGGGCATGGTGCAAGCCGGGCTACTGCCGCACTTGCAATTTTGGTAGTGGCAGCAGTTGGGGGATTTTATTTGGCTTCCAAGCATTTGATGAAGCAGCGTCCGCCAAAACTGGCAGTTGTCATTCACGCCGGTGTTGCTGTGGCTGGTTTCCTCACATTAGCCACTACATTGTTCCATAGCTAGCAATGAAACATCCACTACACCCTGCAATAGTACATTTCCCGATTGCCTGCTGGATGCTCGCTACATTTGCTGATATTTCAAGTTTGTGGCTTGGCAGGCAGGTGTGGTGGTGGTCAGGTGTCACTCTGTGCATAGGTACTGTTGCAGGCGTTTTTGCAATGCTAAGCGGGATGGTCGAGCTGCTGAAACTTGCCGACCGGCCACAAGCTTTAGGGACCGCAGAAAGACACATGCAGCTTATGCTGCTTGCCTGGACTTTGTATGCCGCTAGTTTGTTGGCGAGATTGGATCACTTCAGTCTTACCGCCCCCGGCTGGTTGGAAATGTCATTAAGCTGCCTCGGCCTGGCAACCTTGTTCGCCGGTGCATGGCTAGGCGCTCAACTGGTTTACAGGCATGGAGTCGGCACTTTTACCCCATAGAAATTTAATCCTTCAATATCACATATATTAAAGCTACTTATTTTATAGGCTGAGCATGAACAACATATTCAAACTTTCCCCGCTCTCTGACACACAATCCACTCAAGATACACGCAAAATCAATATTGATCAGGTAGGAATCAAGGACATCCGCTATCCCATATCAATATTGTTAGCCGATACTACATTACAGACTATAGCCAGATTGTCGATGACAGTAGGCTTGCCTTCGCACAAAAAAGGCACACATATGTCCAGGTTCGTCGAACTGCTTGAGCAAGACCGGGGGAGTCTTGACCAGGCCCTGTTCAGAAGCCTCATTTTCGAAATGTTAAAGAAGCTGGGCGCTGCGAGCGGGGAAATCCAGATGGAATTTCCTGCTTTTATCACCAAGAGCGCACCGATCACAGGCGTGAAAAGCAAGTTGGACTATGACGTCATCTGGTCAGGCCATGTGTCGGAATACGGAGTGTATACTTTTTGTATGACCGTGAAGGTACCGGTCACCAGCCTGTGCCCCTGTTCGAAAGAAATATCTGACTATGGCGCACATAATCAGCGCTCTATTTTATGCATCAAAGTTGAGCTTGATGACGAAATGCCAATAGCTGACCTGGTATCGATCGCTGAAAAGAACGCTTCATGTGAAATATATGGCATTCTCAAGCGACCTGATGAAAAATACGTAACAGAACGTGCTTATGACAATCCGAAATTTGTAGAGGATTTGGTGCGGGATATTGCACTTTCTTTAAATGAAGAAAAAAACATCAGAAGCTATTCCATAGAGGCCGAGAACTTTGAATCCATACACAACCATTCGGCATTTGCCCGTATAACGCGTACCAGAAATATTGCCTGAAGCTGAGCGGCCTGCACCCCGTGCCATCTCAATCCTCCGAGGCCGGCGACGAAAGAGGGACTCCTGTCCGAGGCGCTATATCGATGCCTTGATCAAGGTAATGGCTGCATTTTTGGCACGGGTGGCTGCTCCTGAACCGGGGCTCAGCCGTTCTATCAATGCGCCGCCTTCAAAAATAATCGTTAATTGCTGGCCCAGGGTCTGTGCATCTTTTACACCGGCTATCTGTGCCAGTTTTGACAGGTATCGCTGTAGCTCATTCGACAATTCGACGGAGTAATGATGTACCGGATGTGCCGGGTCCGGGAACTCTACAGATCCGATATGGAAAGGCAGGCCATTGAACTCCGGCGTGGAGATCCACTGCGCGTATAAATCACATAATTCAAATAGGACTTCTTTGGAATCCGCTTTTTTGTCTGCGAGCTTTTCGTTGATCCAGGCATAAAAGCGGTTGGATTTTTCTTTCAGGTATTCAATGATCAGTTCATTCTTGCTCGGAAAGTATTTATAGAGCGTCGCCTTTGCTACGCCTGACTCGGCAATGATGGTGTCTACACCGGAGGCGTGAATGCCGCGAGTTTCAAATAGAAGTGTCGCTACCGACAATATTTTTTCACGCATATTTTTCATGTTGGGTTCCTTTGATCATTCTTTTGTATTCATGACGTTACATCGGGCTGTTCATCAGCTTCTGCGGATACAGGCAATTTGCATAAGTGAGCGCATTCCTCAGGCTGTCTGCCGTATTGATATCAACCTTGCCTTCGTTCACGAACGAGATGAATGCCTCACGCTCCTGCGGCTGCAGCATGGCAGCCTGCGGCAGCTGGCAGTCACCTTGTTTCATTGCCCGGTATAAGGCCACAAGGTTGGAAACGGTTTTACTGCCAGCCTGGTTGATTGAAGCATCGGCAGCGGTATCCAGAGGGTTCATCCCGTCATTTGTTTTGTGATTGGTGCGCGGGTTAAGTAAAACAATGGCGAACCCGATGATGACGATAAAAGTGAGCAATGATAATGACATCATCAATCTCTGGTTTTGCCTGGGAGGGGTCAAAAAATTCGTGATGGATTGATTGACCAGCTGCCAGGGCTTTTCGGAATTGTTCTGAACCTGAAGCTTGATCGCGCCTATTACTAAAAAAAGAATCTGGTCGGCCACGATCCCGGCATTGTCCAGTTTCAGCCTGGATGTTTCGTTTTCGATCAGGTTTTTCAATATCTGAATATCGTCTATTGAAAGGTCGGCCTCTTTTCCGTTAACGACTTTGCCGACACGCTGCCTGTTCCAGGTGCTCAAAATGCTGGACAGGCCAACTAACCTGGCCACCGGGGATTTGCCTGTTTTCTGGAATTGCCTATTAAAACTATCTGACTTTAGAAACTCGGTGGCCATGATTTTGAACATCTCGATCTATTTGAGAAAAAATACTTGCAATCTGAAAACGAATATAGCAAACTAAAAATGAACAGACCTGTCTGCATACTAAACGATTATTTTGCTAATCGCAACTATAACCCTATTTTTTAAACCCTATTTATTATTCTGAGGAATTTATGAAAACTGCAACGATTGATCATCAGCTTGCTGACTGGCGCGATAAAGCCCTGAAACTGGAATCAGAGGTCAAGAAGGTCATCGTCGGTCAAGATAAAGCGATCAAGCTGATGAACATCGCAATTTTTGCACGTGGCCATGTTTTGCTTGAAGGTGGCGTCGGCGTTGGCAAGACAACATTATTACAATCGATCACACGCGGCATAGGCGGCGCGTATGAGCGTATTGAAGGTACGGTAGACCTGATGCCGAATGACCTGATTTATCATACCTTCCTTGGTTCGGATGGACGTCCGCAAATTGACGAAGGCCCCTTGCTGCGTGCCGGTGAGAACCTGTCGGTCTTCTTTTTCAATGAAATTAACCGAGCCAGGCCGCAGGTTCACGCCCTGATGCTCAGGGTGATGGCAGAACGCCATGTGACGGCTTTCAGGAGAGAGTACCGCTTGCCTCATATGCTGGTTTTTGCAGACCGTAACCAAGTGGAAAAAAATGAGACTTTTGAAATCCCGTCTGCGGCACGGGATCGCTTCATGATGGAAATCCCGATTGAAATCCCGGAAGACAGGGAAATACGTAAATCGCTGATATTCAATACACGGTTCCAGCATGCGGAAAAACTCACGCAGCAGGTAGAAAGCGACATCCTGCATTTTGATCAACTGAATGATTTTTCTGATACTTTGCAAGAACATATCCAGACCAGCGATGTGATTGAAGATTATGCTCTCGACCTGTGGGAAGCCACACAGAACCCTGTGAAATATGGCATCAAGCTGGATACCGTAGATGTCAGCAAGCTGATACAGGCCGGCGCCAGCCCTCGCGGGATGGGCATGCTGCTTAAAGCGGCAAGGGTGCACGCATGGATGATGCAGCGGGAGAATCTATACCCTGAAGATATTCATGCCGTGTTCCATGAAATCATTTCGCACCGACTGGCTTTCAACTCCATGTATGAGAGCCGCAGAACTGCCCTGGCGCGTGAACTCAGCGGTCATATCCTGAGCCAGGTAGCCGTGCCCGCCAGGACATAGCCGAGATGATAGCGAATTACGTAAAGCCTTTTGCTTATTCAATTCCATGGAAATCAAGCAGCGTACACTTCGGTGACCACCGCGGCACACAGCGTGGGTTGGGCGATGAGTACCAGGGAAATGTGCCGTTGGTGGATTACCCTGATGCACGTCGCATGGATTTGCGCCAGACCTTGCGTGACCCTTATGAGCAGATCCAGGTAAAAACATTTAACCAGAACAATACCACCCCTTTGTTTGCCATTTGCGATGCTTCCAGTTCCATGCAATTCGGGGGCAAGCAGCGCAAGCTGGACCTGGCCATGCATATTTCGGCTTCAATTGCTTATTCCGCCCATGGCATGGGCGACCTGTTCAGTTTTATCGCATATAACAGCCACGTCATTGAAGATCTGACATTGCCATTAAGTCACCATATATTCCACAGCCTGGAGGTGATTGATCAATTGGCGGATTACCGCAGCAAGCTGGCAGGTTCTGAAGGGATCGCAGATGTGCCGATGTATTTAAGCCAGCATCGATCCCTGGTGTTCTGGATTTCAGATTTTCATATGCCGCTGGGGTTGATTGAACAAACCTTGAATGCGATGTCGGCACATCAGGTGGTGCCTATCGTGTTATGGGATGACCGCGAACACCGGAAACTTCCACAGTTCGGATTTGGGAATCTGATTGATCCGGAAACAGGGGTGGCTCGCACTTTATTTTTCAGAAAATCGCTGCGAGACCAGTTTGTTGAGGCGTTTAACAGGAGGCGTGAAGCGCTGGATCGCCTGTTTGTAAAGTTTGATTACCCTGCACTATACCTTCAGGAGGAATTTAAACCTGAGGCTTTTACTAATTACTTCGAACAATACATAAGCTTATGAAGAACTTGATACCAAAATTACTGTTATTCGTCACATTTCTTTTCCAGAGTGCGTTTGCCTGTGCCGAGGATAATGCAATGGCGATTGCAGGCATTAGCAATCCGGCACGAAGTACCGGCATTCAAATCGGCGACGTATTGAAAAGGAGCGTGACGTTTGAGAGTGCAGCACCGCCGAATATAATCACCAAGGCATTGCCCGCCAAGGGCTCGCGCAATGATGAGATAGAATTGGTTGAATCAAGGCTTGAACGCTTGAAAGAGGGCGCCCAAAACCGATACAGGCTTGATCTGAGCTACCAGGTATTTGCCGGCGCCACAAAACCTAAGGTGATGGCTCTGCCGGCACAAAACATCAGGATATCCGGGTCGGAGCAATTAATATTGCCGGCATGGCACTTCTGGTACTCGCCGCTGGTAGACATTAGCATTGCATATGCCAAAGCTAACGTACAGCCTCAGATGAAACTTCCGGGGATTGACCTCAACCAGCATGCAGTGCGCATCAAAGTGTTTTCTGTCATGCTGGTATTGGCATTGATCGGCCTGGTTTATGTCAATGCAGATACCCGATGGTTACCGTTCTGCAAGGGTAATTTTGCCCGTGCATACAAACAGATAAAGCTGCTCAGCAGAAGTAAAGTACCTGATGCGAACAGGCTTAGAACAGCGTTGTTCAGCTTGCATGAGTCATTTAATAACACCTATGGCAGCAATGTGTTCGCGAATGATATTCATGATTTCATCGCGCAGCACCCCAGGTTCAGGCCATTGCACTCGCAGATGACGGAGTTCTTTACATTGTCGAATCAAACACTTTTCTCCCGTCATCCGCAAGATGACAGCGAATCGCTGTTGAAGCTTCTCGCTATCAGCAAAAGTTTAAGAGATTGTGAAAGAGGTGTTTGATGGCATTGCTTAACCCTTGGGCGCTCATTCTGCTGCCTGTTATTTATCTTCCGTTCTGGCTTAAAAGCCGACAGGGCCAGATGTACTCCTGGCTGGATCTAGTGCCGCATGACAAGTTTTCTGATACGGCCAACCTGATTCTGAAAGCCATGACATCGCTGCTTTTGGCATGTATTGTGATTGCGCTGGCATCGCCTCGTGGCCCGGACCAGAAAATCAATAAGATTGGTCAAGGGGCGCAAACGGTCATGGTGATTGACCGCAGTGTCAGCATGGATCATCCGTTTGCAGGTGATGCCAGCAGTGGCCGGGCTGCAGAGATCAAGTCGGCAGCGGCCAGAAGGTTGATTACCAGGTTCATTGATTCAAGGCCGGATGACATGATGGGGGTTGTAGGCTTCACCAACTCTGCATTGTATGGCGCCAAAATCACTAATAATCGGGATGCCATTCATGCGGCGATTAATGCTGCAACCAGTTCTGCGATCAATCAAACCAATATAGGCGCTGGCGTGACTCAGGCCGTCAGCCTGTTTGACAGCATCGAAAGCTCAGGTTCGCGAGCAATCATCCTGCTTTCTGATGGCGCCGGCAAAATAAGCCCGCGTGTCAAACATAAGATCAAGGAGACCCTGGAATCCAGAAAACTCAGCCTGTACTGGATCGTATTGCGTGAACCTGATGACATCAGCATATTCTCGGCAAGTAATAGCCAGTTTGCGGAAGGCTCGGAACCCGCCCCGATAGAATTGGACAAGTTCTTCAAGTCACTCCGAATCAAATACAAGGCTTATGAAGCGGATAATCCTGCCGCCTTGCAGTCAGCGATCCAGGATATCAATACGCGGGAGAAAAAGAAGATTCAATATTCGATCTCCATTCCTGGACACGATTATTCAACCGATTTTATTGTGATTGCTCTGTTCTTGAGCTTGTTGATTTTAATTGCTAAAAATTTGAGGGTACATTCATGGCAAGACGCATAAATATCATTAATGCCGCATTGGCAGCTTTATTGCTGGCTGGCCTGACTGGCACTGGCTATGAAGTCTATCAGTACCGGAATATCCAGCGCATCAATGCTACGCTGCATGCCGGACAGGTGTTGAAGGATGATGCATACCCGTTACACGCCAAGTTCTCTGCGGCTTATTTTCAGGGCAGCAAAGGTGACTATAAGCATGCGGTGCAGTCTTTCGGCCAGGCGCTGGAACTGCAATCAAAATCCGGCAGCCCTGATGCCGCGCAGCAAGGACGCATTCAATTCAACATTGCAACCAATCTGTTTTTGCTTGGCTTGAGCCGCGATCTGAATGATGATGGATCACTCAAGGAAGAATCTAAATACAGCTTCACGCAGGCCAAAGCCGCATATGAGCAGTCGCTGCGGTTAAACCCGGAGGATCGCAGGGCAAAATTCAATCTTAGCCTGCTGAATTCAGTCACTCCGACCAACATGAAGAACGCACCTAAAGACCAGACTGGTGTTGAGCTCAGCAATCTGCCGGTTGGTTTGCCATGAATCAGTACATATCCATACTGAAGAGTCACTATGAAAGCTTGCTGTTGATAGCGGTTGCATTGTTATTGCTGCTTGCAATCTACAAGCCGCAGATCCAGCTCAAGCAGGATGTACACAATTACCTGCTGATTGCTGATGTATCGCAGAGCATGAATGCACAGGATCTCAAGCTGAATAATCAGGCAGTCAGTCGGATGGATTACACCAAACACCTGATGAAGCGCGTTGTTGAAACCTCATCTTGCGGAACCTATATCAGCTTAGGGGTGTTTGCGGCAGAAAATGTCGGCTTATTGCTGATGCCGCTTGAGGTTTGTGCAAATTACGATGTGATCACGGACTCCATTGATCATCTGGAATGGAGAATGGCATGGCGCGGCAATAGCAGGCTAAGTTTTGGCATTAAGTCAGCCGAAAGCATGTTTGACTACCTGAACATCCCGGCCACCATGCTTTTCTTTACCGATGGAGACGAGGCGCCCAAAGTCAATGCGATTAATAAGCTGGATCTCAGCAGCGTGCAGATCGGTAAAAATCTATTGTTCGTTGGGGTGGGAGGGCATCAGCCTGTACCTGTGCCCCGATACAACTCAAGCAATAAGTGGGTAGGTTATTGGTCATCGGACACTAAAGAGAACTCGGCAGGTGCGGTCGGCGATACCTACAGCGATACCAGTAAGGATGAACCAGACCCTATTGTGGCCTATGCCGAGTTTGACCGCTATCTATCGCAACTTGATTCCGA
It contains:
- a CDS encoding dynamin family protein produces the protein MTENNLAKQFAVYSEWRKGLTQTICDYRNWLNEQELNDAQVDQRIQHLLDRLREDKLNVAFVAEFSRGKSELINAIFFAGYGTRLLPSSAGRTTMCPTELLYDKSKPTSIMMLPIETRLSDATTSEYKRYPDEWKTVTFDVDSNESMVKAFKEVSSTKPVSVQEAEKYGLYDPNSADDALNLNKDGTIDVPCWRYAMINFPHPLLEQGLVILDTPGLNAIGTEPELTINMLPNAHAVLFILAADQGVTKSEIDVWRQYISGTRWKQKGRLAVMNKIDGLWDELKDEKEIQKELTRQIKTSAELLGLETNQIFPVSAQKGLLAKVNKDDALLAKSRVLELEAALSNQLIPSKQEIVRDNTQSEIDDLITNSRIILDARFAGINEQLVELRGLRGKNEDVVEHMMNKVKVDKENFEKGLQRFQALRSIFSQHTNRLFTLLGMESLKVHVHSTRETMINASFTKTIREAMDNFFNELKTRLVSSDSQIDEIKKMMDVMYEKFSKEHGLRKSEPPAFSTLRYQKELAKLERAYKEQFNTAFNMIANEKMTLTTKFFETLASRVIHVYEVANRDIENWLKAVIAPMESQVREHQLQLRRRLESIKRIYKATDTLEDRISELEAIEKSINAQLEQLSQLREHLKTALAFEPAIEAVAVA
- the rpoH gene encoding RNA polymerase sigma factor RpoH; its protein translation is MTTALTLPVLNATDSLEQYTRAIKAYPILSAEEEFSLAVKFNKENDLEAARKLVLSHLRLVTSIARGYTGYGLPQADLIQEGNIGLMKAVRRYDPERGVRLVSFAMHWIKAEIHEYIVKNWRLVKIATTKAQRKLFFNLRSMKSGINTMQPNEIAHIARELNVKPEEVMEMESRLNGHEISLEANIDDDSDEHYSPIAYLQDESLTPVEALEAKQFETAEATGLAHALQNLDERSRRVVEARWLQEDGGKTLHELADEFGVSAERIRQIEQKAMQKMKSLMQASR
- a CDS encoding helix-turn-helix transcriptional regulator, yielding MLKILGLRQQELLNLLLKHKSGLTVDELSKQLEIAKNAVRQHLSSLENDGFVTHGISRPSGGRPEQLYVLSDAGKELFPRHYSWFAQLIVESIEQESGQDGLKDRMHAMGVAVAKQLKRQHPDLETLQHKIEKLSEIMEDLGYDTKSTSTLANIQVIEADNCIFHNLAIKNPAVCQFDLALMSSFTDSQVEHQECMANKGNVCRFKFKDKA
- a CDS encoding ferritin-like domain-containing protein; the protein is MNGSKFKESGQSLNAFTSRRDFFAKTGMFSLGVLAFTTLGHSTPVLANNISTSTSDDIIILNSALAHEYQAIAAYQAGAESGLLQKAVLDVAVKFQGHHIAHANVLASTIEKLGGVAVKTKTIAEYGFPLGKLKSQADVLHFAAGLEQSAASAYLGALPKFHNKDLISAAGSILGDETMHWAILLNALGEDPVPNAFIG
- a CDS encoding DUF2231 domain-containing protein; this encodes MKHPLHPAIVHFPIACWMLATFADISSLWLGRQVWWWSGVTLCIGTVAGVFAMLSGMVELLKLADRPQALGTAERHMQLMLLAWTLYAASLLARLDHFSLTAPGWLEMSLSCLGLATLFAGAWLGAQLVYRHGVGTFTP
- the folE2 gene encoding GTP cyclohydrolase FolE2: MNNIFKLSPLSDTQSTQDTRKINIDQVGIKDIRYPISILLADTTLQTIARLSMTVGLPSHKKGTHMSRFVELLEQDRGSLDQALFRSLIFEMLKKLGAASGEIQMEFPAFITKSAPITGVKSKLDYDVIWSGHVSEYGVYTFCMTVKVPVTSLCPCSKEISDYGAHNQRSILCIKVELDDEMPIADLVSIAEKNASCEIYGILKRPDEKYVTERAYDNPKFVEDLVRDIALSLNEEKNIRSYSIEAENFESIHNHSAFARITRTRNIA
- a CDS encoding TetR/AcrR family transcriptional regulator produces the protein MKNMREKILSVATLLFETRGIHASGVDTIIAESGVAKATLYKYFPSKNELIIEYLKEKSNRFYAWINEKLADKKADSKEVLFELCDLYAQWISTPEFNGLPFHIGSVEFPDPAHPVHHYSVELSNELQRYLSKLAQIAGVKDAQTLGQQLTIIFEGGALIERLSPGSGAATRAKNAAITLIKASI
- a CDS encoding AAA family ATPase → MKTATIDHQLADWRDKALKLESEVKKVIVGQDKAIKLMNIAIFARGHVLLEGGVGVGKTTLLQSITRGIGGAYERIEGTVDLMPNDLIYHTFLGSDGRPQIDEGPLLRAGENLSVFFFNEINRARPQVHALMLRVMAERHVTAFRREYRLPHMLVFADRNQVEKNETFEIPSAARDRFMMEIPIEIPEDREIRKSLIFNTRFQHAEKLTQQVESDILHFDQLNDFSDTLQEHIQTSDVIEDYALDLWEATQNPVKYGIKLDTVDVSKLIQAGASPRGMGMLLKAARVHAWMMQRENLYPEDIHAVFHEIISHRLAFNSMYESRRTALARELSGHILSQVAVPART
- a CDS encoding DUF58 domain-containing protein; the protein is MIANYVKPFAYSIPWKSSSVHFGDHRGTQRGLGDEYQGNVPLVDYPDARRMDLRQTLRDPYEQIQVKTFNQNNTTPLFAICDASSSMQFGGKQRKLDLAMHISASIAYSAHGMGDLFSFIAYNSHVIEDLTLPLSHHIFHSLEVIDQLADYRSKLAGSEGIADVPMYLSQHRSLVFWISDFHMPLGLIEQTLNAMSAHQVVPIVLWDDREHRKLPQFGFGNLIDPETGVARTLFFRKSLRDQFVEAFNRRREALDRLFVKFDYPALYLQEEFKPEAFTNYFEQYISL
- a CDS encoding nonribosomal peptide synthetase MxaA encodes the protein MIPKLLLFVTFLFQSAFACAEDNAMAIAGISNPARSTGIQIGDVLKRSVTFESAAPPNIITKALPAKGSRNDEIELVESRLERLKEGAQNRYRLDLSYQVFAGATKPKVMALPAQNIRISGSEQLILPAWHFWYSPLVDISIAYAKANVQPQMKLPGIDLNQHAVRIKVFSVMLVLALIGLVYVNADTRWLPFCKGNFARAYKQIKLLSRSKVPDANRLRTALFSLHESFNNTYGSNVFANDIHDFIAQHPRFRPLHSQMTEFFTLSNQTLFSRHPQDDSESLLKLLAISKSLRDCERGV